Proteins from a genomic interval of Mustela lutreola isolate mMusLut2 chromosome 4, mMusLut2.pri, whole genome shotgun sequence:
- the LMOD2 gene encoding leiomodin-2: MSTFGYRRGLSKYESIDEDELLASLSAEELKELERELEDIEPDHSLPVGLRQKSLTEKTPTGTFSREALMSYWEKESQKLLEKERLGECGKVAEEDKEESEEELIFTETNSEVSEEVYTEEEEEEEEEEEEGTTENEKGINGTVNYDSIDSDHSKPKTFKSQIENITLTNGHSGRNTESPTAIHPCGNPTVIEDALEKIRNNDPDTTEVNLNNIENITSQTLARFAEALKGNTVVKSFSLANTRADDSAATAIAEMLKVNQHITNINVESNFITGKGILAIMRALQQNTVLTELRFHNQRHIMGSQVEMEIVKLLRENTTLLRLGYHFELPGPRMSMTSLLTRNMDKQRQKRMQEQKQQEGYDGGANLRTKVWQRGTPGSSPYASPRHSPWSSPKLPKKVPTVRSRPPSPVAPPPPPPPPPPPLPPQRLPAPPPPPPPPLPEKKLITRNIAEVIKQQESAQRALQNGQKKKKGKKVKKQPNNILKEIKNSLRSVQEKKMEESSRPSTPLRSAHDNLMEAIRGSSIKQLRRVEVPEALR, encoded by the exons ATGTCTACCTTTGGCTACAGGAGAGGACTTAGCAAATATGAATCCATCGATGAGGATGAACTTCTTGCTTCCCTGTCAGCTGAGGAGCTGAAGGAGCTAGAGAGGGAGTTGGAAGACATTGAACCTGATCACAGCCTTCCCGTGGGGCTAAGGCAAAAGAGTCTGACCGAGAAAACTCCCACGGGGACATTCAGCAGAGAGGCACTGATGTCCTATTGGGAAAAGGAGTCCCAAAAACTCTTGGAGAAGGAGAGGCTGGGGGAGTGTGGAAAG GTTGCTGAAGAAGACAAAGAGGAGAGCGAGGAAGAGCTCATCTTCACTGAAACTAACAGTGAGGTTTCTGAGGAGGTGTatacagaagaggaggaggaagaggaggaggaggaggaggaaggaacaactgaaaatgaaaaaggcaTTAATGGAACTGTAAATTATGATAGCATCGATTCTGatcactccaagccaaagacaTTTAAAAGTCAAATAGAAAACATAACTTTGACCAATGGCCACAGTGGAAGGAACACGGAGTCTCCCACCGCCATTCACCCTTGCGGAAACCCTACGGTGATCGAGGATGCCTTGGAAAAGATTAGGAACAACGACCCTGACACCACAGAGGTCAACTTGAACAACATCGAGAACATCACCTCGCAGACCCTTGCCCGCTTCGCTGAGGCCCTCAAGGGCAACACGGTGGTGAAGTCTTTCAGTCTTGCCAACACGCGCGCAGATGACAGTGCCGCCACGGCCATTGCGGAAATGCTCAAAGTCAACCAGCACATCACCAACATCAACGTGGAGTCCAACTTTATCACGGGCAAGGGGATCCTGGCCATCATGAGAGCTCTGCAGCAGAACACGGTGCTCACAGAGCTGCGCTTCCACAACCAGAGGCACATCATGGGCAGCCAGGTGGAGATGGAGATCGTCAAGCTGCTCAGGGAGAACACCACGCTGCTGAGGCTGGGCTACCATTTTGAGCTCCCAGGACCAAGAATGAGCATGACGAGCCTCCTGACGAGAAACATGGATAAACAGAGGCAGAAGCGGATGCAGGAGCAAAAACAGCAAGAGGGCTATGATGGAGGAGCCAATCTTAGGACCAAAGTGTGGCAAAGAGGAACACCTGGCTCTTCACCTTATGCATCTCCCAGGCACTCTCCCTGGTCGTCCCCCAAACTCCCCAAGAAAGTCCCAACTGTGAGGAGCCGTCCTCCATCTCCTGTGGCTCCACCCCCTCCTCCGCCGCCACCACCCCCTCCGCTGCCCCCGCAGAGGCTGCCggctcctcctccaccaccacctcctccacTCCCAGAGAAAAAACTAATCACCCGAAACATTGCAGAAGTCATCAAACAACAGGAGAGTGCCCAGCGGGCATTACAAaatggacagaaaaagaaaaaagggaaaaaggttAAGAAACAGCCAAACAACAtcctaaaggaaattaaaaattcccTGAGGTCagtgcaagaaaagaaaatggaagagagcTCCCGACCTTCTACTCCACTCAGATCAGCTCACGACAATCTCATGGAAGCTATTCGGGGAAGCAGTATCAAACAGCTACGGCGG GTGGAAGTTCCAGAAGCTCTGCGATAA